One window of Mauremys reevesii isolate NIE-2019 linkage group 4, ASM1616193v1, whole genome shotgun sequence genomic DNA carries:
- the INSM2 gene encoding insulinoma-associated protein 2, which translates to MPRGFLVKRSRRVGGSYRVRRQERDLQQPLQVPPAQEPPLAGTPVSPLPKAAPEEGEPVAPPPSPEPAPGIATCRPTPPEGPAAWGAGGACSAAGLRKAFFERCLSSPASAESFPPAERLLLPPRTPLPAPGGRLVQEPLCPALKRPPRAKAPAKKPKALRKLSFADEVTTSPVLGLRIKAEGPEGRAGPPAGGRTPLGEFICQLCKEQYADPLALAQHRCSRIVRVEYRCPECHKIFSCPANLASHRRWHKPRPAAGAAGPGAKKPSGAPCPSEGKENSSEPRPAASEGPRQPPPEQDQHPSAADSSCCRDLKPAGQSALCGAGSEGLREAAPPGPIPGGNEVFVCPYCHKKFRRQAYLRKHLSTHEAPRPAAYSPLERGQITFPCHLCGAHFPSADIRDKHRLWHAVREELLLPMVQPESSATEGEQQIFSCKHCPATFFSSPGLTRHINKCHPTENRQVLLLQMAVRPGC; encoded by the coding sequence AGGAGGGTGGGCGGCTCCTACAGGGTGCGCCGCCAGGAGAGGGACCTCCAGCAGCCTCTGCAGGTGCCCCCCGCCCAGGAGCCCCCGCTGGCCGGCACACCCGTGTCCCCGCTCCCCAAAGCCGCTCCGGAGGAGGGGGAGCCGGTCGCCCCGCCGCCGAGCCCGGAGCCAGCTCCTGGGATAGCCACTTGCCGGCCAACTCCGCCCGAGGGACCGGCCGCCTGGGGTGCGGGGGGCGCCTGCAGCGCGGCGGGGCTGAGGAAGGCTTTCTTCGAGCGCTGCCTCAGCTCGCCCGCCTCCGCCGAGTCCTTCCCGCCTGCCGAGAGGCTCCTGCTGCCGCCCCGCACGCCCCTCCCCGCGCCGGGCGGCCGGCTGGTCCAGGAGCCGCTCTGCCCGGCGCTGAAGCGGCCGCCCCGGGCCAAGGCGCCGGCCAAGAAGCCCAAGGCCCTGCGGAAGCTCAGCTTCGCCGACGAGGTGACCACGTCGCCCGTGCTGGGGTTGCGGATCAAGGCAGAAGGGCCGGAGGGCAGGGCCGGCCCCCCCGCGGGCGGGCGCACGCCGCTGGGCGAGTTCATCTGCCAGCTGTGCAAGGAGCAGTACGCGGACCCGCTGGCGCTGGCCCAGCACCGCTGCTCGCGCATCGTGCGCGTCGAGTACCGCTGCCCCGAGTGCCACAAGATCTTCAGCTGCCCGGCCAACCTGGCCTCGCATCGCCGCTGGCACAAACCCCGCCCCGCCGCCGGCGCCGCCGGCCCGGGCGCCAAGAAGCCCTCGGGCGCCCCGTGCCCCTCTGaggggaaggagaacagcagcgAGCCGCGCCCCGCAGCCTCCGAGGGGCCGCGCCAGCCGCCGCCCGAGCAGGATCAGCACCCCAGCGCCGCGGACAGCTCCTGCTGCCGAGACCTGAAGCCCGCCGGCCAGAGCGCCCTGTGCGGGGCGGGCAGCGAGGGGCTGAGGGAGGCGGCCCCTCCGGGCCCGATCCCCGGCGGCAACGAGGTCTTCGTCTGCCCCTACTGCCACAAGAAGTTCCGCCGCCAGGCTTACCTGCGCAAGCACCTCAGCACCCACGAGGCGCCCCGGCCGGCGGCCTACAGCCCCCTGGAGCGGGGCCAGATCACCTTCCCCTGCCACCTGTGCGGGGCCCACTTCCCCTCGGCGGACATCAGGGACAAGCACCGGCTGTGGCACGCCGTgcgggaggagctgctgctgcccatggTGCAGCCCGAGAGCAGTGCCACGGAAGGGGAGCAGCAGATCTTCTCCTGCAAGCACTGCCCTGCTACCTTCTTCAGCTCGCCGGGGCTCACCAGGCACATCAACAAGTGCCACCCCACGGAGAACAGGcaggtccttctgctccagatgGCGGTCAGACCAGGCTGCTAA